A part of Myxococcus landrumus genomic DNA contains:
- a CDS encoding ATP-binding protein, with amino-acid sequence MAMREMGVGTKASGDVCRVCAGRTYVIERQGDQALARVCGCSENCSICGGRGHVLVEREGTFSQKVGPRRYEVMEPCGCTLRRRRVALYNEVRLPGVVAHASFDNYRAFNEAQDRGRGVAMHFGHQFVKGATSKGFILSGPVGTGKTHLLAATLGHLVIEMGVRARYVEISLLYATIRRGFQEGKSGGEIIGPLSEVEVLAIDELGKGRGSPFEMETLDELIARRYNAGRTTLFATNYSLEPERKARPGGPSGYRTTEDAKAVVKDTELLRERVGERIYSRLCEMCTFVELPKDTPDRRRTRQEMDSLHPPPTGMRSMGR; translated from the coding sequence ATGGCGATGCGCGAGATGGGTGTGGGAACAAAGGCGAGCGGCGACGTCTGCCGTGTCTGTGCCGGCCGGACGTATGTCATCGAACGGCAGGGAGATCAGGCCCTGGCGCGCGTGTGCGGTTGCTCGGAGAACTGCTCCATCTGCGGTGGACGCGGTCACGTGCTGGTGGAGCGCGAGGGCACGTTCAGCCAGAAGGTGGGGCCCCGGCGCTACGAAGTGATGGAGCCGTGTGGGTGCACGCTGCGGCGCCGTCGGGTGGCGCTCTACAACGAGGTGCGGCTGCCCGGCGTGGTGGCGCATGCGTCGTTCGACAACTACCGGGCCTTCAACGAAGCACAGGACCGGGGCCGCGGCGTGGCGATGCACTTCGGCCACCAGTTCGTGAAGGGCGCCACGTCCAAGGGCTTCATCCTGAGCGGCCCGGTGGGCACGGGGAAGACGCACCTGCTCGCGGCCACGCTGGGCCACCTCGTCATCGAGATGGGCGTTCGTGCGCGCTACGTGGAGATTTCGCTGCTCTACGCCACCATCCGGCGCGGCTTCCAGGAGGGCAAGAGCGGCGGCGAAATCATCGGACCGCTGTCGGAAGTGGAAGTGCTGGCCATCGACGAGCTGGGCAAGGGACGCGGCAGCCCGTTCGAGATGGAGACGCTCGATGAGCTCATCGCCCGCCGCTACAACGCGGGGCGCACCACGCTGTTCGCGACGAACTACTCGCTGGAGCCCGAGCGGAAGGCACGGCCCGGCGGCCCCTCGGGATACCGGACGACGGAGGACGCCAAGGCCGTGGTGAAGGACACCGAGCTCCTCCGCGAGCGCGTGGGTGAGCGCATCTACAGCCGGCTCTGCGAGATGTGCACCTTCGTCGAGCTGCCGAAGGACACGCCGGACCGCCGGCGCACGCGACAGGAGATGGACTCGCTGCACCCGCCGCCCACGGGCATGCGCAGCATGGGGCGCTGA
- a CDS encoding right-handed parallel beta-helix repeat-containing protein, giving the protein MSTLRSLCLIGAISVGGLTACTGNKEPPSAVGAIPDATRPTVPPTRPAPEPTRPPVTPIPEPGTPAEQPSSVQYSREWFVSPSGNDTAPGTQDKPLRTISKAITQAGPGEIIRVQKGTYAEKLVFDSTVRAGTTRAPITLRGEGKPKLVPTGDGWYMALVQRPNWRIEGFEFDVRGQRQLAVTFAGDTQGTVLADSELHSGTFGSGISTDGGARGVTLENNHIHHFAQGSTDSHGIVIAPTSRDITVRGNDIHDNSGDSVQCLGPEGFSNDTPASGVLIENNRLHDNRENAVDLKTCHNVTVRGNVMHGFARTATARGEAVVVHYSAKNVTIEDNDISNATLGISVGGNRVGAPPTNVSVRRNRIHGMKSAEGAALRIENGNDVRVLHNTVTGTSGFALVIGHGTGGASSNVVVRNNLFNARHAVNLGPLAPGLTMESNSYQPGANFTFGDFFAPANDWKGTPLATWKQERSLDVSSNESATALTDTKGFTPGAGAVDQGMDLGLPFCGSAPDIGAVESGCPENTQAATASLTE; this is encoded by the coding sequence ATGTCCACACTGCGCAGCCTTTGCCTCATCGGAGCCATTTCCGTGGGCGGCCTCACCGCATGCACTGGAAACAAGGAGCCCCCCTCCGCCGTGGGCGCCATCCCCGATGCCACTCGCCCCACCGTGCCTCCCACGAGGCCCGCGCCCGAGCCCACCCGTCCCCCTGTCACTCCCATCCCCGAGCCCGGCACTCCCGCCGAGCAACCTTCCTCTGTCCAGTACTCCCGCGAGTGGTTCGTCAGTCCCTCCGGCAACGACACCGCGCCAGGCACACAGGACAAGCCCCTGCGCACCATCTCCAAGGCCATCACCCAGGCGGGGCCCGGTGAAATCATCCGCGTCCAGAAGGGGACCTACGCCGAGAAGCTGGTGTTCGACTCCACCGTGCGCGCCGGCACCACCAGGGCCCCCATCACCCTGCGCGGTGAAGGCAAGCCCAAGCTCGTCCCCACGGGCGACGGCTGGTACATGGCGCTCGTCCAACGCCCCAACTGGCGCATCGAGGGCTTCGAGTTCGACGTGCGCGGCCAGCGGCAGCTCGCCGTGACGTTCGCCGGTGACACGCAGGGCACGGTGCTCGCCGACAGCGAGCTGCACTCCGGCACCTTCGGCAGCGGCATCAGCACCGACGGCGGCGCGCGCGGCGTCACCCTGGAGAACAACCACATCCATCACTTCGCCCAGGGCTCCACCGACTCCCACGGCATCGTCATCGCCCCCACGTCGCGGGACATCACCGTGCGCGGCAATGACATCCACGACAACTCGGGTGACTCCGTGCAGTGCCTGGGGCCCGAGGGCTTCAGCAACGACACGCCCGCGAGTGGCGTCCTCATCGAGAACAACCGCCTGCATGACAACCGCGAGAACGCCGTGGACCTCAAGACGTGCCACAACGTCACGGTGCGCGGAAATGTCATGCATGGCTTCGCCCGGACCGCGACGGCTCGAGGCGAGGCGGTGGTCGTCCACTACTCCGCGAAGAACGTCACCATCGAGGACAACGACATCTCCAACGCCACGTTGGGTATCTCGGTGGGTGGCAACCGGGTGGGCGCGCCGCCGACCAATGTCTCCGTGCGCCGCAACCGCATCCACGGCATGAAGTCGGCCGAGGGCGCCGCCCTCCGCATCGAGAACGGCAACGACGTGCGCGTGCTCCACAACACCGTGACGGGGACGAGTGGCTTCGCGCTCGTCATCGGTCACGGCACCGGGGGGGCCTCATCGAACGTCGTCGTGCGCAACAACCTCTTCAACGCGCGCCACGCCGTCAACCTGGGCCCCCTGGCCCCAGGCCTGACGATGGAGTCCAACAGCTACCAGCCCGGCGCGAACTTCACGTTCGGCGACTTCTTCGCACCCGCCAACGACTGGAAGGGCACGCCCCTCGCCACCTGGAAGCAGGAGCGGAGCCTGGACGTGAGCTCCAACGAGTCCGCCACCGCGCTGACGGACACGAAGGGCTTCACCCCTGGGGCCGGTGCGGTGGACCAGGGCATGGACCTGGGCCTGCCCTTCTGCGGCTCGGCCCCGGACATCGGCGCGGTGGAGTCCGGCTGCCCCGAGAACACCCAGGCCGCGACCGCCTCGCTCACCGAGTGA
- a CDS encoding tetratricopeptide repeat protein encodes MRRSLLVCLVLLASASAAQEKKTPRDADLGRKSATLVDKSLAGDITREKKKEEVAPTLQYDQFRLGVELQVASKRREQIASLKKIISLSPDPREVPSLLFRLGEFYWEESKFYFFEANRRDDDLIKAMNANDTAGQQRAKAEKAELIGKQKEYGKLAVEQYTKIVQEHPKFERTDEVLFFLGQYLMEEGQERKALVAFKRLVEKHPQSKFIPDAYLAFGEYYFNNSKGKRPELEKALVAYKKAAEFPESQVYAFALYKQGWCHFNLGDYEAAKDRFKTVVLYGELAGANAVEKDGGKSGRGSLVREARTDYVRAYSHQGDVAQARADFGKVASNPDDRFTMMKQLANLYYGDGKDREAAITFNSLIKEKPLSPEAPGFQGKIVDCILRMGNKERTVAQVRRLVKIMKEVESSGVIKDDKDKKLLAEAKELSERTLSNLAVTWHNEGKKTRNEETFRYADAVYSDYLTLFPENPKAYDLRFFWAELLNDNLQNFEKAAANYTLVVLQDAKVLEAKDDKGKAKPGKPGKWLPNASYNAVLAYDEVVKAAESRGEAKTEAVSSDITKKATIPTLKKALLDACERYLKYVPKGEKRVEIAFKAANIYYRHNHFDEAVLRFSEIALGYPEYKFEDGSRAAEISANLILDSYNLLQDFAKVNEWARRFYSNDKLATGKFRDDLAKLIEQSSFKLVSQLEEKKEFAKAAEAYLNFVHDFPQTEIADLALYNASVDYYKAKMLDKTIEVRARLFAQYPRSKYVPDSIYANAEALEAIGDFEQAAGTYELYVRGYERSVTEKGGGKAKGKKKDAGDDKPAVPQKWDESKAQVALFNASTYREGLGQTKAALKNRERYLELWPRAKDADDIRLSIIDLTGKSGAAMKAIKMLEEYERDNMRSASKFLAAEGRIIDLYKKMNKTRDVTRMYKRVGEHFDQLPRRVQTTLEKNALATAAQAQFLGVDLDWAEYRRLKLYWGAPPSPDRFRASIQDKSKALQVVEKKYVQTVALGAPEPSLCALNRIGLAYDHFADRVTNAPMPRGLDEESQQALRDEFANQAQPLKDKATEAFAATVAKSRELDVFNDCAAESLKMLRTTYQPERYPLMPEEKVALKSREHIIGGDVLAAIQDVPPPAPKAVAEAQKNQKATLQEDLTDLTAQLRSQTETQVDTKSTSSTSDGTKPAKTAGADEEPEDFL; translated from the coding sequence ATGCGCCGTTCGCTCCTCGTCTGCCTCGTGCTCCTGGCCTCGGCATCCGCCGCGCAGGAGAAGAAAACGCCGCGTGACGCTGACCTCGGCCGGAAGTCCGCCACACTGGTGGACAAGTCCCTGGCTGGCGACATCACCCGCGAGAAGAAGAAGGAAGAGGTTGCCCCCACGCTCCAATACGACCAGTTCCGGCTGGGCGTGGAGCTGCAGGTGGCCTCCAAGCGACGCGAGCAGATCGCCTCGCTCAAGAAGATCATCTCCCTCTCGCCCGACCCGAGAGAGGTCCCCAGCCTCCTGTTCCGGCTGGGTGAGTTCTATTGGGAGGAGTCGAAGTTCTACTTCTTCGAAGCGAACCGCCGGGATGACGACCTCATCAAGGCGATGAACGCCAACGACACCGCGGGCCAGCAGCGCGCCAAGGCGGAGAAGGCGGAGCTCATCGGCAAGCAGAAGGAGTACGGCAAGCTCGCCGTCGAGCAGTACACCAAGATCGTCCAGGAGCACCCCAAGTTCGAGCGCACGGACGAGGTGCTCTTCTTCCTCGGTCAGTACCTGATGGAAGAGGGACAGGAGCGCAAGGCGCTGGTCGCCTTCAAGCGCCTGGTGGAGAAGCATCCACAGTCCAAGTTCATCCCGGACGCGTACCTGGCCTTCGGCGAGTACTACTTCAACAACTCGAAGGGAAAGCGCCCGGAGCTGGAGAAGGCGCTCGTCGCCTACAAGAAGGCGGCGGAGTTCCCCGAGAGCCAGGTGTACGCCTTCGCGCTCTACAAGCAGGGTTGGTGTCACTTCAACCTGGGCGACTACGAGGCGGCGAAGGACCGCTTCAAGACGGTGGTGCTCTACGGCGAGCTGGCCGGCGCCAACGCGGTGGAGAAGGACGGCGGCAAGAGCGGCCGTGGCTCGCTGGTCCGTGAGGCGCGCACCGATTACGTGCGTGCGTACTCGCACCAGGGCGACGTGGCCCAGGCCCGCGCCGACTTCGGCAAGGTGGCCTCCAACCCGGACGACCGCTTCACGATGATGAAGCAGTTGGCCAACCTCTACTACGGCGACGGCAAGGACCGCGAAGCGGCCATCACCTTCAACTCCCTCATCAAGGAGAAGCCGCTGTCGCCCGAGGCGCCGGGCTTTCAGGGGAAGATCGTCGACTGCATCCTTCGCATGGGCAACAAGGAGCGCACCGTGGCCCAGGTGCGCCGGCTCGTGAAGATCATGAAGGAGGTCGAGAGCTCCGGCGTCATCAAGGACGACAAGGACAAGAAGCTGCTCGCGGAGGCGAAGGAGCTGTCCGAGCGCACCCTGTCGAACCTGGCCGTCACCTGGCACAACGAGGGCAAGAAGACGCGCAACGAGGAGACGTTCCGCTACGCGGACGCGGTGTACAGCGACTACCTCACGCTGTTCCCGGAGAACCCCAAGGCGTACGACCTGCGCTTCTTCTGGGCGGAGCTCCTCAACGACAACCTGCAGAACTTCGAGAAGGCCGCCGCCAACTACACGCTCGTGGTGCTCCAGGACGCGAAGGTGCTGGAGGCCAAGGACGACAAGGGCAAGGCGAAGCCGGGCAAGCCGGGCAAGTGGCTGCCGAACGCCTCGTACAACGCCGTGCTGGCCTACGACGAAGTGGTGAAGGCCGCCGAGTCGCGGGGCGAGGCGAAGACCGAGGCGGTGAGCTCCGACATCACCAAGAAGGCCACCATCCCCACGCTGAAGAAGGCGCTGCTCGACGCGTGTGAGCGCTACCTCAAGTACGTGCCCAAGGGGGAGAAGCGGGTGGAGATCGCCTTCAAGGCGGCCAACATCTACTACCGCCACAACCACTTCGACGAGGCGGTGCTGCGCTTCAGCGAAATCGCGCTGGGCTACCCCGAGTACAAGTTCGAGGACGGCTCGCGCGCGGCGGAGATCAGCGCCAACCTCATCCTGGACTCGTACAACCTGCTGCAGGACTTCGCGAAGGTGAACGAGTGGGCGCGGCGCTTCTACTCCAACGACAAGCTGGCGACGGGCAAGTTCCGCGACGACCTGGCCAAGCTCATCGAGCAGTCGTCCTTCAAGCTGGTCAGCCAGTTGGAGGAGAAGAAGGAGTTCGCCAAGGCCGCCGAGGCGTACCTCAACTTCGTGCACGACTTCCCGCAGACGGAGATCGCCGACCTGGCGCTCTACAACGCGTCCGTCGACTACTACAAAGCGAAGATGCTGGATAAGACCATCGAGGTGCGTGCGCGCCTCTTTGCCCAGTATCCGCGCTCCAAATACGTGCCGGACTCCATCTACGCCAACGCGGAAGCGCTGGAGGCCATCGGCGACTTCGAGCAGGCCGCGGGGACCTACGAGCTGTACGTCCGCGGCTACGAGCGCAGCGTGACGGAGAAGGGCGGCGGCAAGGCGAAGGGCAAGAAGAAGGACGCCGGTGACGACAAGCCCGCGGTGCCGCAGAAGTGGGACGAGTCCAAGGCGCAGGTGGCGCTGTTCAACGCCTCCACCTACCGCGAGGGTCTGGGCCAGACGAAGGCCGCGCTGAAGAACCGCGAGCGCTACCTGGAGCTGTGGCCGCGCGCGAAGGACGCGGACGACATCCGCCTGTCCATCATCGACCTGACCGGCAAGAGCGGCGCGGCGATGAAGGCCATCAAGATGCTGGAAGAGTACGAGCGCGACAACATGCGCTCGGCCAGCAAGTTCCTCGCGGCGGAGGGACGGATCATCGACCTCTACAAGAAGATGAACAAGACGCGCGACGTGACGCGCATGTACAAGCGCGTCGGCGAGCACTTCGACCAGCTGCCCCGCCGCGTGCAGACGACGCTGGAGAAGAACGCGCTGGCCACCGCCGCGCAGGCGCAGTTCCTGGGCGTGGACCTGGACTGGGCGGAGTACCGCCGCCTGAAGCTGTACTGGGGCGCGCCGCCGTCGCCGGACCGCTTCCGCGCCAGCATCCAGGACAAGAGCAAGGCGCTGCAGGTGGTGGAGAAGAAGTACGTGCAGACGGTGGCGCTGGGCGCTCCGGAGCCGTCGCTGTGCGCGCTCAACCGCATCGGCCTGGCGTATGACCACTTCGCCGACCGCGTCACCAACGCGCCCATGCCGCGAGGTCTGGACGAGGAGTCCCAGCAGGCGCTGCGCGACGAGTTCGCCAACCAGGCCCAGCCGCTCAAGGACAAGGCCACGGAGGCGTTCGCCGCCACGGTCGCCAAGAGCCGCGAGCTGGACGTGTTCAACGACTGCGCCGCGGAGAGCTTGAAGATGCTGCGCACCACCTACCAGCCGGAGCGCTACCCGCTCATGCCGGAGGAGAAGGTCGCGCTGAAGAGCCGCGAGCACATCATCGGTGGCGACGTGCTGGCCGCCATCCAGGACGTGCCGCCTCCCGCGCCCAAGGCCGTGGCCGAGGCGCAGAAGAACCAGAAGGCGACGCTGCAGGAGGACCTCACGGACCTCACCGCGCAGCTGCGCTCGCAGACAGAGACCCAGGTGGACACGAAGTCCACTTCCTCCACCTCGGATGGCACCAAGCCCGCGAAGACGGCGGGCGCGGATGAGGAGCCGGAGG
- a CDS encoding ATP-dependent Clp protease ATP-binding subunit: MLCQNCRTRPAAVMLKKVMNGQETALNLCNHCASAMGVGLSNTNGFGSLESLVEQMMGPRPRGRENLLAQLSEMAQQVLERAARMTLDSGYERMRIEHLLLSLVHSVPELREALKQAGAPVDAFEARLDAVMPRREPRKAQGVALSSGVKRVLQIARLQALQMGHSFIGPEHLLLGILMEGESFAAQFLSGVDVNELRKRLAASVGGANVPSAGGGGRQGSGGLPPNLTRFTRDLSVLARAGELDPVIGREKEITRVIRILSRKTKNNPVLIGEPGVGKTAIAEGLAQRIVTGDVPEVLKGKRVLSLDIGSVLGGTKFRGEFEERFKGLMDEIRALKGQIILFIDEVHTVVGAGGAEGAVDASNLLKPALARGELQCLGATTLDEYRKNIEKDAALERRFQPVMVAEPTPEQAIEILRGLRDAYEAHHRVKILDASLTASVELSDKYVNDRFLPDKAIDLLDEASAMVRLGARTAPDRLGEVEAMLAQKEKDKGAAVAGERYDEASRLKADIDTLRTELEGLRTQWQLKRGVTEPAVTPEDIATVVSEWTGIPARKLRQEEGQRLLEMEDALKQRVVGQEDALRAISEAVRRARAGLKDPNRPIGSFLFLGPTGVGKTETARALADYLFNDEAAMIRLDMSEFQERHTVSRLIGAPPGYVGYEEAGRLTEAVRRRPYSVLLFDEVEKAHPDVFNLLLQILDDGRLTDSRGRTVDFKNAVIIMTSNLGSEAMGAARAAMGFQRSADEERTGRERARDAVMNALRGHFRPEFINRIDDIIVFHPLNAEQLRRIVDSLLDATRRKLHGQNLSLELTDAARDSLAERGFEPRYGARPLRRVIQREVETEISRMLLRGEVSEGQRILIDFQDGHFVFKAEPGTREEAVSTPVPPV; the protein is encoded by the coding sequence ATGCTGTGTCAGAACTGCCGGACTCGCCCAGCCGCGGTCATGCTCAAGAAGGTGATGAATGGGCAGGAGACCGCCCTCAACCTCTGCAACCACTGCGCGAGCGCGATGGGCGTGGGCCTGTCCAACACCAATGGGTTCGGCAGTCTGGAGAGCCTCGTCGAACAGATGATGGGGCCGCGTCCTCGAGGCCGGGAGAACCTGCTGGCGCAGCTCTCGGAGATGGCGCAACAGGTGCTCGAGCGCGCGGCGCGGATGACGCTGGACTCAGGCTACGAGCGGATGCGCATCGAGCATCTGCTGTTGTCGCTGGTGCACTCCGTCCCGGAGCTGCGCGAGGCGCTCAAGCAGGCGGGGGCGCCCGTGGACGCGTTCGAGGCGAGGCTGGATGCGGTGATGCCGCGTCGCGAGCCGCGCAAGGCGCAGGGTGTGGCGCTGTCCTCGGGCGTCAAGCGGGTGCTCCAGATTGCTCGGCTCCAAGCGCTCCAGATGGGACACAGCTTCATCGGGCCCGAGCACCTGTTGCTGGGCATCCTCATGGAAGGGGAGAGCTTCGCCGCGCAATTCCTCTCGGGCGTCGACGTCAACGAGCTGCGCAAGCGGCTGGCCGCGTCCGTGGGTGGGGCCAATGTTCCCTCGGCGGGAGGAGGGGGACGACAGGGGAGTGGGGGACTTCCTCCGAACCTCACGCGCTTCACGCGCGACTTGTCCGTGCTCGCGCGCGCGGGAGAGCTGGACCCGGTCATCGGACGCGAGAAGGAAATCACCCGGGTCATTCGCATCCTGAGCCGCAAGACGAAGAACAACCCGGTGCTGATTGGCGAGCCGGGGGTGGGCAAGACGGCCATCGCGGAGGGGCTCGCGCAGCGGATTGTCACGGGCGATGTCCCCGAGGTGCTCAAGGGCAAGCGCGTCCTCTCCCTGGACATCGGGAGTGTGCTGGGCGGCACGAAGTTCCGAGGCGAGTTCGAGGAGCGCTTCAAGGGCTTGATGGATGAGATTCGCGCCCTCAAGGGGCAGATCATCCTCTTCATCGACGAGGTCCACACGGTGGTGGGCGCGGGCGGCGCCGAGGGCGCGGTGGATGCGTCCAACCTGCTCAAGCCCGCGCTCGCGCGAGGCGAGCTCCAGTGCCTGGGGGCCACGACGCTGGATGAGTACCGGAAGAACATCGAGAAGGACGCCGCGCTGGAGCGGCGCTTCCAGCCCGTCATGGTGGCCGAGCCCACGCCGGAGCAGGCCATCGAAATCCTGCGTGGGCTGAGGGATGCGTACGAAGCGCACCATCGCGTGAAGATTCTCGATGCGTCGCTCACGGCGTCCGTCGAGCTGTCGGACAAGTACGTCAATGACCGCTTCCTGCCGGACAAGGCCATCGACCTGCTCGATGAGGCCTCGGCGATGGTGAGGCTGGGGGCTCGCACCGCGCCGGACCGGTTGGGCGAAGTCGAGGCGATGCTGGCCCAGAAGGAGAAGGACAAGGGCGCGGCGGTGGCGGGGGAGCGCTACGACGAGGCGAGCCGGCTCAAGGCGGACATCGACACGCTGCGCACGGAGCTGGAAGGGCTGCGTACGCAGTGGCAGTTGAAGCGCGGGGTGACAGAGCCCGCCGTGACACCGGAGGACATCGCCACGGTGGTGAGCGAGTGGACGGGGATTCCCGCGCGCAAGCTGCGGCAGGAAGAGGGGCAGCGCCTGCTGGAGATGGAGGACGCGCTGAAGCAGCGGGTGGTGGGGCAGGAGGACGCGCTCCGAGCCATCTCGGAAGCCGTGCGTCGCGCCCGCGCGGGGCTGAAGGACCCCAATCGTCCCATCGGCTCGTTCCTGTTCCTGGGGCCCACGGGCGTGGGGAAGACGGAGACGGCGCGAGCGCTCGCTGACTACTTGTTCAACGACGAGGCGGCGATGATTCGCCTGGACATGTCCGAGTTCCAGGAGCGTCACACGGTGAGCCGGCTCATCGGCGCGCCACCGGGCTATGTGGGCTACGAGGAAGCAGGCCGGCTCACGGAGGCGGTGCGCCGCAGGCCGTACTCGGTGCTGCTCTTCGACGAGGTGGAGAAGGCCCACCCGGATGTCTTCAACCTGCTGTTGCAGATTCTCGACGATGGGCGGCTGACGGACTCACGGGGCCGCACGGTGGACTTCAAGAACGCGGTCATCATCATGACGTCGAACCTGGGCTCGGAGGCCATGGGCGCCGCGCGGGCGGCGATGGGCTTCCAGCGCTCGGCGGATGAGGAGCGCACGGGGCGGGAGCGCGCTCGCGACGCGGTGATGAACGCGCTGCGCGGCCACTTCCGGCCCGAGTTCATCAACCGCATCGACGACATCATCGTGTTCCATCCGCTCAACGCGGAGCAGCTCCGGCGCATCGTGGACTCGCTGCTGGACGCCACGCGCCGCAAGCTGCATGGGCAGAACCTGAGCCTGGAGCTGACGGATGCGGCGCGCGACTCGTTGGCGGAGCGCGGCTTCGAGCCTCGCTATGGTGCGCGCCCCCTGCGGCGCGTCATCCAGCGCGAAGTGGAGACGGAGATCAGCCGGATGCTGCTGCGCGGCGAGGTGAGCGAGGGCCAGCGCATCCTCATCGACTTCCAGGACGGGCACTTCGTCTTCAAGGCCGAGCCTGGGACTCGCGAGGAGGCCGTGTCCACCCCGGTGCCGCCCGTGTGA
- the cutA gene encoding divalent-cation tolerance protein CutA, whose translation MSDAILVLVTAPSADKAAELARTVVEEQLAACGNILPGLRSIYRWEGKVQDDVEALILFKTRASLFDALRSRIVALHPYQVPEVLRVDVADGHAPYLAWILESTRPSP comes from the coding sequence ATGTCCGACGCCATCCTCGTCCTCGTCACCGCGCCGTCCGCCGACAAGGCCGCTGAGCTGGCTCGCACCGTGGTGGAGGAGCAGCTCGCGGCCTGCGGGAACATCCTCCCAGGGCTGCGCTCCATCTACCGATGGGAAGGCAAGGTGCAGGACGACGTGGAAGCGCTCATCCTCTTCAAGACGCGCGCATCCCTCTTCGACGCCCTGCGCTCGCGCATCGTCGCGCTGCACCCGTACCAGGTCCCCGAGGTGCTCCGCGTCGATGTCGCCGACGGCCACGCGCCCTACCTCGCGTGGATTCTCGAGAGCACGCGTCCTTCACCGTAG
- a CDS encoding aspartate kinase, with the protein MPIVVQKYGGSSVADVEKIRKVARRVKDKRDAGYQVVVVVSAMGDTTDELLALAKQVSPDPARRELDMLLTCGERISMALLSMALQEMEVPAISFTGSQSGIITNDAHAQARIVEVRPYRIHDELARGKVVIVAGYQGVSYKKEVTTLGRGGSDTTAVALAAALEAEACEIYSDVDGIFSADPRVVPDARKLESLSYDEMQELASAGAKVLNAQAVEWAKSRGIAILARTAHAQGSGTLVRELTAPSDTRVKGVTADAEMTVLAAGKEVPLPELLEFLDARGVRGRSLGFDGLPGGAGHAYLLVPLADIHGPEALRKELATRFNGAVTWREELGTVTCVGVGLNADWAPLRQALAAAEELGAQVHAAHTSPLQLTLLVDKPHLKPLTARLHRELLGG; encoded by the coding sequence ATGCCTATCGTGGTCCAGAAGTACGGCGGCTCGTCGGTCGCAGACGTGGAGAAGATTCGCAAGGTGGCGCGCAGGGTGAAGGACAAGCGCGACGCCGGGTACCAGGTGGTGGTGGTGGTGAGTGCCATGGGCGACACCACCGACGAGCTGCTCGCGCTGGCCAAGCAGGTATCTCCGGACCCCGCGCGGCGTGAGCTGGACATGCTGCTGACGTGTGGCGAGCGCATCTCGATGGCGCTGTTGTCCATGGCGCTCCAGGAGATGGAGGTGCCGGCCATCAGCTTCACGGGGAGCCAGAGCGGCATCATCACGAATGACGCTCACGCGCAGGCGCGCATCGTCGAGGTGCGGCCGTACCGCATCCATGACGAGCTGGCGCGAGGCAAGGTGGTCATCGTCGCCGGCTACCAGGGCGTGTCCTACAAGAAGGAAGTGACGACGCTGGGGCGTGGCGGCTCGGACACGACGGCGGTGGCCCTGGCCGCGGCGCTGGAAGCGGAGGCGTGTGAAATCTACTCCGACGTCGACGGCATCTTCAGCGCGGACCCGCGCGTGGTCCCGGACGCGCGCAAGCTGGAGTCGCTGAGCTACGACGAGATGCAGGAGCTGGCGAGCGCGGGCGCGAAGGTGCTCAACGCGCAGGCGGTGGAGTGGGCGAAGTCACGAGGCATCGCCATCCTGGCCCGCACCGCGCATGCGCAGGGCAGCGGCACGCTGGTGCGTGAGCTGACCGCGCCTTCGGACACCCGCGTGAAGGGCGTCACGGCGGACGCGGAGATGACGGTGTTGGCCGCGGGGAAGGAGGTTCCGCTGCCGGAGCTGCTGGAGTTCCTGGACGCGCGAGGCGTGCGCGGCCGCTCCCTGGGGTTCGATGGATTGCCGGGAGGGGCGGGGCACGCGTATCTGCTCGTGCCACTCGCCGACATCCATGGCCCCGAGGCGCTGCGCAAGGAGCTGGCCACGCGCTTCAACGGCGCGGTGACATGGCGCGAGGAGCTGGGCACCGTCACGTGTGTGGGCGTGGGCCTCAACGCGGACTGGGCCCCGCTGCGTCAGGCGCTCGCGGCGGCGGAGGAGCTGGGGGCCCAGGTGCATGCGGCCCATACCTCGCCACTCCAGCTCACGCTGCTGGTCGACAAGCCGCACCTCAAGCCGCTCACGGCACGGCTGCACCGCGAGCTGTTGGGCGGCTGA